The DNA window TCTTTTCTAAGATTCAACATTTATGATATGATTCATCTTGTTTTCCCACTTTTCATACACGGTGAAAGGGAATTAAGGCGCATGAGATAGCCATCAAAAAGGGTAAAATCCACGAGAAGGAATTTTTCCTGTGCCCCTTTCTCGAAAGGGCGAGGGTGATGGCTTTCTTGTGGTAGTAATTGTGACATCATTGCATTTTTGAAGGATTCCTTCCATGACTATAATATGTAAGTGCAACATTGTAACTCATATGGagctaaaaaaataaaggaaaccATCAAAACTCTGAATCAAGTTTGAGACACAAACATACCTATTGATTGAGGAAGTCCCAAGCTGATTAACAGCAGCATTTGATCCTGACCCAGAGGCAGGAACCTGATCAGCTTGAAAAGAAGATGGTTGAGTAACTGGCTGTCCAGAAACAATTGCAGAATCCTGACCAGATACCAAGACTTCAGAAGTGGGTTCACCCCCACTCCTCTGAGTAGAAGATGAAGCACCAGCAAGAGGAGGAGCATTTGGATGAGTTGAAAACACCAGAAATTGGGGACGGCCTTGAGCTGATGACCTACCTCGCGGACCTTCCCTTCTGGCAAGGTGGCGTGTCCTTCCCATGGCAGCGGCGGCAGCTAAGTGCTGAATGATACGCTCTTCAAGTTCAGAATCAGTTGCATTTGATGGTAACTGTAAAAGGAATGTGCCCCAAGATTTTGTCACAAAATGGACCATAAACAGCTCatagaaagaagaaaattgtgTGGACTTAAAAAATGCTAACATGCTGTAATTCAAAATCTCCTAAAGTTGGATGGTGAAAGATTGTGGCGTTTCTAGGAGGATTCATCCTGATGTTTCGCTCATGCTCTACTGCATCCAACAACTCCTGGCTGTAAGAGAAGCACATTTATCAACAGCCTCGAAGGAGGATTAAGGAAGATCATAGAGTGATAAACAAGTGGCTGATTTAAGGATACGACAGAACCTGTTAGGGTCTTTCAAGCTGAGGGGCTGCCAACACATGGGGCACTGGGAGCTTCTCTGACACCTGTGTAACATACGTTCAAGAATTATTCAGGATATTAGCGCAGTCAAATAAAGCTCCATTCATGCCTTTTAGTCTCAAAATTTGCAGCATATACAGTCAGAGATCCAAAGAGTTCATAATCTATCAACTGATAATTTTCAGTGACAAATATAATTTGTAAGGAATAGAActttgttcaaaaaaaaaatgctccAACTtgatctttatttaattttagtatCAGAAATAGGCGATATAGTCACGACTCCATTAATCAAAGACACTTATATTTAACCTCCAAAAGGATTTGGTTGGAATAATGGTAAATAGGAGATATTTGGTGATTCAAAAAGTCACTTCTAttgtttatataaaaaaaaagagtcattTTTTGCTCTCTTTTATTGTTCCTAACAGACACAGCAAGGAACCAACAGAAACAAcagccccccacccccacccccctccCTTCTCCTGCTTGCTGGACTCTTTTGTGGAAACTCTGGTACAAAATAGATGAGATGAAATgccatcggactgggtaaaacctgaattaaccgtggtgcacttgcgggaaactccttgccgagggcctgtgcatccccgggattagtcggggctcaaagagactcggacacccggtgcaaatcaaaaaaaaatagatgagaTGAAACACCAAAAATCATGGAAGAAACTACTGGTGTGACACCCTTTTCTCTGTCATCAATTGTGATTACATTCCACATCATCTAATCACAAGCAGTGAGCAACGTAACGCACAGTTTATTTATGGACAGGCTACTTACAAAAAAGAGTCAATGCTGAAATCAAGTCACCATTGTTCTCCTACATTTTCAAGGTCCAAGAGGAGCATATAATCCTCTAAGAAAACCATGCACTACAAAGTTGGGCAACAGAGTAATATATCACATAAAAAGACAAACTCCAAAAGCCCTATATCATTCTTAATTGCAGTATTTTGCTCTTTGACGTTGTCCAAATACTCTACGTCCATTTTATGGTTCCTACCAGTGGCACTTTATAGGGAATTCTACTTTTTCCACATTGAAGCCTACAACTCTCATCTTTATAGCACAAGAGGAACAACAAAGGCCCTAAGGCAGCCATCTATGTGCACAACATGTCATCTTTTGGGCAAGTAATAAAAAGGTGTTATGCATCATTGAGATAAGTGAAAAGAACAGTTTAGACATGAGATATCTAATTAATAGGGAATCATTTGGATCACCATTCAAGAATACATTGAAGATGGAACTCATGCTTGCAACCAGTCACCTgcaaatttaaaacattatgtTACTCGATGATAGAGCCCATTCCGTTCATTACATATGATAATGTGAACGATACGTACAGTAGAAGGATCACTATCACAAAATGCTTCAAGGCATATGCTGCAAGCATCATCGCAAGCATCCTGAATTCCACCTTCCACAAATGCCGCAGCCGAAGTTAAAATATCCTCAGACTTCTTGCCCTCCTCCATCTGTCAAAAGATCAAACCTTTAAACATCACTCAACTTTAATAAAGGAGCCAAGAAAGCAACAAGCATTCTAACTTATAATCTCATACGCAAATTTACAAAAACCTAACAAAATCCCTCAAAACCAAATAATTACCTTACTTGCTCTCACTTTCACTGGTAATCTGACTAATTAATTACAGGTGAGAATCAAATGCTACAGAGACAAACAATGTCTCTCTTCAGCTTAATATGCATAGCAATAACTGTTTCACCGGTTTGCTGGTCTCCGATAAGAGTTTCACAATTGATTAATAAGCATCCAACAGCAGCTCAAAGAATAACAAATAGGGGACTAAACCCCATTATTTCCATGTTAATTAAACAAAGTTGtgaacaacaattcaatccCAGCACTGCAAAGAGTTTAAATGAAACCCCCACCAcaatttaatacaaaaataaaaaccatacaacaaattcaaatatttcactATATTATTCCTTCCTCCCAAAACCACTCTacagccaaaaaaaaaattaaaaaatggaaacccACATCAAAATCGCGCAGATACACAAAAATCTGAACagaaaaatggattttttttttcaaaaaagcaACCAACCACCCACTACTCCAACTAGTAAAAGAAGCTCAATTTCAGACACCACAAgtaaaattaatcaattttacAAAACCATACAAGTACTGAAAACTTACCTTAAAGAAACTTCAATGAATAAGGCAGATCAAAGAACAAGTTGATCAGAAGAATTTTGGGTTTTGAAAGGTAAACCACAGAAATGAAAATAGTGGAAGGacaaagaggaagaagaagacttCTAACTTTCCCTTTGATTATTTggtctttattatttttatttatttatttatttctggtttctttctttcccttttttctttttgagggCTGAGCCCAAAATAGCTTTCTTATAAGGTAAGTTTAGTAGGCACTTTGGAGTTTGGACAATATTTTAGTTAGAgctaccaaaaaaataatactaataatattttgacatattaagaaaaaaaaattattttattttattattgtaataaattattcatattgatcattatttcttaaagaaCAGTAAAATTCAAAGTAAACTAAGACAATACACGACAAATGCAAAAGAAAATTACATTAACAAACTATTTAAAAGGATATCTAGGAAAAAAAGCACTActttgattaaataaaaaaataaatatatattatactttttattatttttgatagttgtgaatgaataattttaacatttcgatttttgtttttttttctcaaattttaaaaaataaaaataaaaaaagagttatttattttgatgaaaaaaatacaattgattcttgataaataatattaattaataaat is part of the Solanum stenotomum isolate F172 chromosome 8, ASM1918654v1, whole genome shotgun sequence genome and encodes:
- the LOC125872953 gene encoding E3 ubiquitin-protein ligase RHF2A-like; this translates as MEEGKKSEDILTSAAAFVEGGIQDACDDACSICLEAFCDSDPSTVTGCKHEFHLQCILEWCQRSSQCPMCWQPLSLKDPNSQELLDAVEHERNIRMNPPRNATIFHHPTLGDFELQHLPSNATDSELEERIIQHLAAAAAMGRTRHLARREGPRGRSSAQGRPQFLVFSTHPNAPPLAGASSSTQRSGGEPTSEVLVSGQDSAIVSGQPVTQPSSFQADQVPASGSGSNAAVNQLGTSSINRTPPQSSSNNQDRAGPSDFQSFSDSIKSRFSAMSMRYKESLTKSSRGWKEKLFSRNSSTPDHCAESRNEVSAAVATVSNLMEHLETTDSRASSAESNISEDTLPVGHAEQHAPVIDNTHSLNEDNRQAPCAASSGSS